Proteins encoded together in one Lathyrus oleraceus cultivar Zhongwan6 chromosome 5, CAAS_Psat_ZW6_1.0, whole genome shotgun sequence window:
- the LOC127081041 gene encoding LOW QUALITY PROTEIN: transcription factor SPATULA-like (The sequence of the model RefSeq protein was modified relative to this genomic sequence to represent the inferred CDS: substituted 2 bases at 2 genomic stop codons) — protein sequence MQHTCKCKPKDPAQTSTANNLYQSQELNDEASELPSSKATPPSRSSSKKSRVAEFHNLSEKRRRSKINEKLKALQNLILNSNKIDKASLLDEAIEYLKQLXLQVQCWXSFLQMLMIRNGYSLHPVSLSGRLRPTMFSQTDLFNLDEGNIGFHNSVNAIASSANDEFFAPPSFSFLEQGSISNQTVTENIANFDPSSSFQPSIKA from the exons ATGCAACACACCTGCAAGTGCAAACCAAAGGATCCTGCACAAACATCAACGGCCAATAACCTGTATCAGTCCCAG GAATTGAATGATGAAGCTTCAGAGTTGCCATCATCAAAAGCTACCCCACCATCACGTTCTTCATCAAAGAAAAGCAGAGTTGCAGAGTTTCATAATTTATCTGAAAAGAGAAGGAGGAGTAAGATTAATGAGAAATTGAAAGCTTTGCAGAATTTAATTCTGAATTCTAATAAGATAGACAAAGCTTCATTGCTTGATGAGGCTATAGAATATTTAAAGCAGCTTTAACTTCAAGTGCAATGTTGGTGATCATTTCTGCAGATGTTAATGATAAGAAATGGTTATAGCCTGCATCCGGTGTCTCTATCAGGAAGATTGCGACCTACGATGTTTTCTCAAACCGATTTATTCAATCTTGATGAGGGTAATATTGGATTTCACAATTCTGTCAACGCAATTGCCTCATCTGCAAATGATGAATTTTTTGCGCCGCCTAGTTTTAGTTTTCTAGAACAAGGCAGCATCTCGAATCAAACTGTCACGGAAAATATAGCTAATTTTGACCCCTCATCAAGTTTTCAACCCTCTATTAAGGCTTAA